One segment of Massilia sp. Se16.2.3 DNA contains the following:
- a CDS encoding OmpA family protein — protein sequence MQVRFLKPAIFASAVLLAACSTTPTTTPTLDQARADFVAANNNPQVSSYAPLEFKQASDALDKANAAAAKKESLEDIDRLAYVAKQKIATAQEVARTKAAEANIASASQERTTVQLEARTAEAERAKREAEQAQAAAMAAQQQAASAQDQARAMAERTAKLEAILVELQAKQTERGMVVTIGDVLFATGKADLTANGMSTLRKLADVMAQNPERTVLVEGFTDNVGKSDYNQELSQRRADAVANALGSMGVARQRIATRAYGETFPVAANDTAANKQLNRRVEIVLSKDAQPIPPRSAGR from the coding sequence ACCAGGCCCGGGCCGACTTCGTCGCCGCCAACAACAACCCGCAGGTGTCGAGCTACGCGCCGCTGGAGTTCAAGCAGGCCAGCGATGCGCTCGACAAGGCCAATGCCGCCGCCGCGAAGAAGGAAAGCCTGGAAGACATCGACCGCCTGGCCTATGTCGCCAAGCAGAAGATCGCCACCGCCCAGGAAGTGGCCCGTACCAAGGCCGCAGAAGCCAACATCGCCTCGGCCTCGCAGGAGCGCACCACCGTCCAGCTGGAAGCGCGTACCGCCGAGGCCGAACGTGCCAAGCGCGAAGCCGAGCAGGCGCAAGCGGCCGCAATGGCTGCCCAGCAGCAGGCCGCCAGCGCCCAGGACCAGGCCCGTGCCATGGCCGAGCGTACTGCGAAACTCGAGGCGATCCTGGTCGAGCTGCAGGCCAAGCAGACCGAGCGCGGCATGGTCGTCACCATCGGCGACGTGCTCTTTGCCACCGGCAAGGCCGACCTGACCGCCAACGGTATGTCGACCCTGCGCAAGCTGGCCGACGTGATGGCGCAGAACCCTGAGCGTACCGTGCTGGTCGAAGGGTTTACGGACAACGTCGGCAAATCCGACTACAACCAGGAGCTGTCGCAGCGCCGTGCCGACGCCGTGGCGAACGCACTGGGCAGCATGGGCGTGGCACGCCAGCGCATCGCCACCCGCGCCTATGGCGAAACCTTCCCGGTCGCGGCGAACGATACCGCCGCCAACAAGCAGCTGAACCGCCGCGTCGAGATCGTGCTCTCGAAAGACGCGCAGCCGATTCCGCCACGGTCGGCAGGGCGCTGA
- a CDS encoding BON domain-containing protein — protein MKITQRLATAVFTGALAFTMVGCSSSPTKESAGEFVDDSVITAKVKAAFAADPTVKATEINVETFKGDVQLSGFVAQPGDAQRAVEVARGVKGVTSVKNDIRVK, from the coding sequence ATGAAAATCACCCAACGTCTCGCCACCGCCGTCTTTACCGGCGCCCTCGCTTTCACCATGGTTGGCTGCTCGTCCTCGCCGACGAAGGAAAGCGCAGGCGAATTCGTCGACGACAGCGTCATCACCGCCAAGGTGAAAGCAGCCTTCGCCGCTGACCCAACCGTGAAAGCGACCGAAATCAACGTCGAGACCTTCAAGGGCGACGTCCAGCTGTCGGGCTTCGTGGCCCAGCCTGGCGATGCACAGCGCGCCGTCGAGGTTGCACGCGGCGTGAAGGGTGTAACATCCGTCAAGAACGACATCCGCGTGAAATAA
- the otnI gene encoding 2-oxo-tetronate isomerase, which yields MPKFAANLSTLFNELSLLDRFAAAREAGFDAVEFLFPYACEPESIAGRLARYKLELVLHNFPAGDWAAGERGMACDPRRVQEFQDSVELAIDYAEELGVKRLHCMAGKLPPNVAPERAHATFVANLKFAAAELAPRGIDLLIEPINDRDMPGYFLTRSRQAQAIIEECAVDNLFLQFDIYHMQRMEGDLGNSIRSLLPLIRHIQLADVPGRHEPGTGEIHFPYLFRLLDELGYGGWIGCEYTPQAGTLEGLAWRTALAGAASPRQKS from the coding sequence ATGCCGAAATTCGCCGCCAACCTGAGCACGCTGTTCAACGAGCTCAGCCTCCTCGACCGCTTCGCCGCGGCACGCGAGGCGGGCTTCGACGCGGTCGAATTCCTGTTTCCCTATGCCTGCGAACCGGAATCGATCGCCGGACGGCTGGCCCGTTACAAGCTGGAACTCGTACTGCACAATTTCCCCGCCGGCGACTGGGCGGCGGGCGAGCGAGGCATGGCCTGCGACCCGCGCCGCGTGCAGGAATTCCAGGACAGCGTCGAGCTCGCCATCGACTATGCCGAGGAGCTGGGCGTCAAGCGCCTCCATTGCATGGCCGGCAAGCTGCCGCCGAACGTCGCGCCCGAGCGCGCGCACGCCACCTTTGTCGCCAACCTGAAGTTTGCCGCCGCCGAGCTGGCGCCACGCGGCATCGACCTGCTGATCGAGCCGATCAACGACCGCGACATGCCGGGCTATTTCCTCACCAGGTCGCGCCAGGCGCAAGCCATCATCGAAGAATGCGCGGTCGACAACCTGTTCCTGCAGTTCGACATCTATCACATGCAGCGCATGGAAGGCGACCTGGGCAACAGCATCCGCAGCCTGCTGCCCCTGATCCGCCACATCCAGCTGGCCGACGTGCCGGGCCGCCATGAGCCGGGCACGGGCGAGATCCACTTTCCCTACCTGTTCCGCCTGCTGGACGAGCTCGGCTACGGCGGCTGGATCGGCTGCGAATACACGCCGCAGGCCGGCACGCTCGAAGGCCTGGCATGGCGCACGGCACTGGCGGGTGCGGCGTCGCCGCGACAAAAGAGCTGA
- a CDS encoding glutathione peroxidase: protein MLPSADTLEGKPVPDVTFKARPDNQWRDLTTDELFKGKTVVVFSLPGAYTPTCSSTHLPRYNELAPVFRDNGIDAIYCVSVNDAFVMNEWKQGQDARDITFIPDGNGDFAREMGMLVDKRDLGFGMRSWRYSMLVRDGIIEKMFIEPDKEGDPFEVSDADTMLRHINPEARAPEPIVIFSRPGCPHCARAKAALDGRDLRYTDFSQDQKINTSVLRAVSGNMTWPQVFIGGRHIGGADELEAYLGQEAGNAKQARA, encoded by the coding sequence ATGCTGCCAAGTGCCGATACGCTGGAAGGCAAACCCGTGCCTGACGTGACGTTCAAGGCGCGCCCGGACAACCAGTGGCGCGACCTCACGACCGATGAGCTGTTCAAGGGCAAGACGGTCGTCGTGTTCTCGCTGCCGGGCGCCTATACCCCGACCTGTTCCTCCACCCACCTGCCGCGCTACAACGAGCTCGCGCCCGTGTTTCGTGACAACGGCATCGACGCCATCTACTGCGTCTCGGTGAATGACGCCTTCGTCATGAACGAGTGGAAGCAGGGCCAGGATGCCAGGGACATCACCTTCATCCCGGACGGCAACGGCGACTTCGCACGCGAAATGGGCATGCTGGTCGACAAGCGCGACCTCGGTTTCGGCATGCGCTCCTGGCGCTATTCGATGCTCGTGCGCGACGGCATCATCGAGAAAATGTTCATCGAACCGGACAAGGAGGGCGATCCCTTCGAAGTCTCGGACGCCGACACCATGCTTCGCCATATCAATCCAGAGGCGCGCGCGCCGGAACCGATCGTGATCTTCTCGCGCCCGGGCTGCCCGCATTGCGCGCGTGCCAAGGCGGCGCTGGACGGGCGCGATTTGCGCTATACCGATTTTTCGCAGGACCAGAAGATCAACACCAGCGTGCTGCGTGCCGTCAGCGGCAACATGACCTGGCCCCAGGTCTTCATCGGCGGACGCCACATCGGCGGGGCCGACGAGCTCGAGGCTTACCTCGGGCAAGAGGCGGGAAACGCAAAACAGGCGCGCGCGTGA
- a CDS encoding YqjD family protein — MLDTTTRGTSRSIDSSLNNASADMKLLVKDAQALLTAAASLTGEKAEELRGRGMELLDRAMGKASHYQGQAKVKGKELAQTADVYVKDNPWRTVAAAASVGLLVGIYLGRK; from the coding sequence ATGCTAGACACCACCACCCGCGGCACCTCCCGCTCGATCGACAGTAGCCTCAACAACGCCAGCGCCGACATGAAGCTGCTGGTCAAGGACGCCCAGGCACTGCTGACCGCTGCCGCATCGCTGACCGGCGAGAAGGCCGAAGAGTTGCGTGGCCGCGGCATGGAGCTGCTCGACCGCGCGATGGGCAAGGCCAGCCACTACCAGGGTCAAGCCAAGGTCAAGGGCAAGGAACTGGCCCAGACCGCCGATGTCTATGTGAAGGACAACCCGTGGCGTACCGTCGCCGCCGCAGCGAGCGTCGGCCTGCTGGTCGGCATCTACCTCGGCCGTAAATAA
- a CDS encoding OmpA family protein, whose protein sequence is MNNTKKIALAVALLCAAGSTLAQESMPTQEINPSWYVQPSVVGFKPDADFGVNDRDWGAGLKVGKAVHPYWDVQAGVTHARTKEFPATYRQTLVGVDALLMLSRERFRPFVLFGVGAQRDRVENPNGGINRLSKTSPYATAGIGFQASLTPQLSLQADLRSVRGFLRDDEQFGFSRSNNKYVTVGLNYAFSPPPAPPAPAPAPAPVAEAAPAPAPAPVAPPPPARFEKVTLETSKLFEFNKADVILPAPRLDEVAAALQADPSITDVDITGYTDRLGTDKYNQKLSERRANSVRDYLVSKGVDGGRLKAYGKGEANPVVTCNNKKRADLIKCLEPNRRVEIEQIVIEKRVQ, encoded by the coding sequence GTGAACAATACGAAGAAGATCGCCCTGGCCGTCGCCCTGCTCTGCGCAGCTGGCTCCACGCTGGCTCAAGAATCCATGCCAACGCAAGAAATCAATCCGTCCTGGTATGTCCAGCCGAGCGTCGTCGGTTTCAAGCCGGACGCGGACTTCGGCGTGAACGACCGTGACTGGGGCGCTGGCCTGAAAGTCGGCAAGGCCGTGCACCCGTACTGGGATGTCCAGGCCGGTGTCACCCACGCACGCACCAAGGAATTTCCAGCAACCTACCGCCAGACCCTCGTTGGCGTCGACGCGCTGCTGATGCTGTCGCGCGAGCGCTTCCGTCCCTTCGTGCTGTTCGGTGTCGGCGCCCAGCGTGACCGCGTCGAAAACCCGAACGGCGGCATCAACCGCCTGAGCAAGACCTCGCCGTACGCTACCGCCGGTATCGGTTTCCAGGCTTCCCTGACCCCGCAGCTGTCGCTGCAGGCCGACCTCCGCTCGGTGCGCGGCTTCCTGCGTGACGACGAGCAGTTCGGCTTCTCGCGCAGCAATAACAAATACGTCACCGTCGGCCTGAACTATGCGTTCAGCCCACCGCCAGCACCACCGGCACCGGCTCCAGCACCTGCGCCAGTGGCTGAAGCCGCACCGGCACCAGCGCCAGCACCGGTCGCTCCGCCACCACCAGCCCGCTTCGAAAAAGTGACGCTGGAAACGAGCAAGCTGTTCGAGTTCAACAAGGCCGACGTCATCCTGCCGGCACCACGCCTGGATGAAGTCGCTGCCGCACTGCAGGCCGACCCAAGCATCACCGATGTCGACATCACCGGCTACACCGACCGCCTGGGTACCGACAAGTACAACCAGAAGCTGTCGGAGCGCCGCGCCAACTCGGTGCGCGATTACCTGGTCAGCAAGGGCGTCGACGGTGGCCGCCTGAAGGCCTACGGCAAAGGCGAAGCCAACCCGGTCGTCACCTGCAACAACAAGAAGCGTGCGGACCTGATCAAGTGCCTGGAGCCAAACCGTCGCGTCGAGATCGAACAGATCGTGATCGAAAAGCGCGTTCAGTAA
- the phbB gene encoding acetoacetyl-CoA reductase, translating into MSNSTGKVALVTGGMGGLGTALCRHLHDAGFTVALTYSPGNTTPEAWLSAQRDEAYRFQAYRLDVTDFAACEATVAGMLADLGRIDVLVNNAGITRDRSLRKMGLEDWNAVLRTNLDSVFNMTRQVIEPMTSQRWGRIINISSVNANAGAFGQANYAAAKAGMHGFTKALALETARHGITVNTVSPGYLRTRMVEAVPQDVMINKILPQIPAGRLGEPDEVAALVAYLASDAAAFVTGADFAINGGQHMR; encoded by the coding sequence ATGAGCAACAGCACGGGCAAGGTGGCATTGGTAACGGGCGGCATGGGTGGACTGGGCACGGCACTGTGCCGCCACCTGCACGACGCCGGCTTCACGGTCGCGCTCACCTACTCGCCGGGCAACACGACCCCCGAGGCCTGGCTGTCGGCACAGCGTGACGAGGCCTACCGTTTCCAGGCCTACCGCCTCGACGTGACCGATTTCGCCGCCTGCGAAGCCACCGTCGCAGGCATGCTGGCAGACCTCGGCCGGATCGACGTGCTGGTCAATAATGCCGGCATCACGCGCGACCGCAGCCTGCGCAAGATGGGCCTGGAGGACTGGAACGCCGTGCTGCGCACCAACCTCGACAGCGTGTTCAACATGACCCGCCAGGTGATCGAGCCGATGACGTCGCAGCGCTGGGGCCGCATCATCAATATCTCGTCCGTGAACGCGAATGCCGGCGCCTTCGGCCAGGCGAACTACGCGGCGGCGAAGGCCGGCATGCACGGCTTCACCAAGGCGCTGGCGCTGGAAACGGCGCGCCATGGCATCACGGTCAACACGGTCTCGCCGGGCTACCTGCGGACCAGAATGGTCGAGGCTGTGCCGCAAGACGTGATGATCAACAAGATCCTGCCGCAGATTCCGGCCGGCCGCCTGGGCGAGCCGGACGAGGTGGCCGCACTGGTGGCGTATCTTGCTTCGGATGCGGCCGCCTTCGTGACCGGCGCCGACTTCGCCATCAACGGCGGCCAGCACATGCGCTAA
- a CDS encoding phage holin family protein, which produces MEKTETVVHGPGLMGGISGLAKNLFGLIVSRVELAALEMSEVRNHVIELLAIFAGAVLAVWFALAYGTATIVALAWDAMGWKILLVLFLVFLIITAVLVMKGLSMLKQGKLAFPETMNELRHDRDALL; this is translated from the coding sequence ATGGAAAAGACCGAAACCGTCGTGCATGGTCCTGGACTCATGGGCGGCATCTCCGGGCTGGCGAAGAACCTGTTCGGCCTCATCGTGTCGCGGGTGGAACTTGCCGCGCTCGAGATGTCGGAAGTGCGCAATCACGTGATCGAACTGCTGGCGATCTTCGCCGGCGCCGTTCTCGCCGTGTGGTTCGCATTGGCCTACGGCACCGCGACGATCGTGGCGCTGGCCTGGGACGCCATGGGCTGGAAGATCCTGCTGGTGCTGTTCCTGGTGTTTCTGATTATCACGGCCGTGCTCGTGATGAAGGGGCTGTCCATGCTCAAGCAAGGCAAGCTCGCTTTCCCGGAAACGATGAACGAACTCCGTCACGACCGCGACGCGCTGCTGTAG
- a CDS encoding AI-2E family transporter, which yields MQLASPGSVATEPNDSAAIGAEPAIQADSAAPEVHAGPGDELTLHAGSLRLPIHVNARGLSLGILATVAFVFALQWAQKFFVPLLLGIFIAYTLSPVVRWLERIHIKRIVGATLVTALLIGGLGATMYRLQDEFFNIIDELPTLTHKVTRLLSTAASGQGSTIQQMRKAAAEIEQATASVGENRDGRVVQRRPSVSQPHAPAFRITDWLLAGSVGLAAFLTQATMVVFLVFFLLLAGDTFKRKLVKLTGPSLTRKKVTVHILDDINTSIQNYMFMLLVTNILLALLMWVTLRAIGLENAGAWAIFAGVAHVMPYFGPLLITTATGLVAFLQFESLRMVILVAGASMGIATLVGMVVTTWMTGKIAKMNPAAVFVSLLFWGWLWGMWGLLLGVPVVVILKVVAERVEGMEVLAELLGE from the coding sequence ATGCAACTCGCCAGTCCAGGCTCGGTCGCAACCGAGCCGAACGATTCCGCCGCCATCGGGGCAGAGCCGGCCATACAGGCCGACTCTGCCGCACCAGAAGTCCATGCCGGGCCAGGCGACGAGCTGACCCTGCACGCGGGCAGCCTGCGGCTCCCCATCCATGTGAACGCCCGCGGCCTGTCGCTGGGTATCCTGGCCACCGTGGCCTTTGTCTTTGCGCTCCAGTGGGCGCAGAAATTCTTCGTTCCCCTCCTGCTCGGCATCTTCATTGCCTATACCCTGAGCCCGGTCGTGCGCTGGCTCGAACGCATCCACATCAAGCGCATTGTCGGCGCCACCCTCGTGACGGCGCTGCTGATCGGCGGCCTGGGCGCCACCATGTACCGGCTGCAGGACGAATTCTTCAACATCATCGACGAGCTGCCCACGCTCACCCACAAGGTCACCAGGCTGCTCAGTACCGCCGCGTCCGGGCAGGGCTCGACGATCCAGCAGATGCGCAAGGCTGCCGCCGAGATCGAGCAGGCCACCGCCAGCGTCGGCGAGAACCGCGACGGCCGCGTGGTGCAGCGCCGCCCGAGCGTGTCGCAGCCGCATGCGCCGGCTTTCCGCATCACCGACTGGCTGCTGGCCGGTTCGGTCGGACTGGCGGCCTTCCTCACCCAGGCGACCATGGTGGTCTTCCTCGTGTTCTTCCTGCTGCTGGCCGGGGACACCTTCAAGCGCAAGCTCGTCAAATTGACCGGTCCCTCGCTCACGCGCAAGAAAGTCACGGTGCACATCCTGGACGACATCAATACCTCGATCCAGAACTACATGTTCATGCTCCTGGTGACGAACATCCTGCTGGCGCTCCTGATGTGGGTGACGCTGCGTGCGATTGGCCTGGAAAACGCCGGCGCCTGGGCCATCTTCGCCGGCGTGGCACACGTCATGCCCTATTTCGGACCACTCCTGATCACCACCGCCACCGGGCTCGTCGCCTTCCTGCAATTCGAGTCGCTGCGCATGGTCATTTTGGTCGCCGGCGCCTCGATGGGCATCGCTACCCTGGTCGGCATGGTCGTCACCACCTGGATGACGGGCAAGATCGCCAAGATGAACCCGGCTGCCGTGTTCGTCAGCCTGCTGTTCTGGGGCTGGCTCTGGGGCATGTGGGGACTGCTGCTGGGCGTGCCCGTGGTCGTGATCCTGAAGGTCGTGGCCGAGCGCGTCGAGGGAATGGAAGTGCTGGCCGAGTTGCTCGGGGAATAG
- a CDS encoding winged helix-turn-helix domain-containing protein — translation MHATTHHNAVQGDIGAVHTSSNSALIERVPPQPTERAPISLAPIERVRSTSATQRRIENMQKLINELSTHEMLADEIAWFLKFSPSGARKYIRDLREAGVIELARYIEGTATYLGKAVYQICPDQERVKAFLAAICQPKREGVAPRKERPGLREQSMAGSGRHFHILADDTHYAIRVNRSPVTRDPLVAALFGPAPSQVGKERA, via the coding sequence ATGCATGCAACGACTCATCACAACGCGGTGCAAGGCGACATCGGCGCAGTGCACACTTCCAGCAACTCAGCGTTGATCGAACGTGTGCCGCCACAACCGACCGAACGTGCGCCCATCTCGCTGGCGCCGATCGAGCGTGTGCGTTCGACGTCCGCCACCCAGCGTCGGATCGAGAACATGCAAAAGCTGATCAACGAACTGTCGACGCACGAAATGCTGGCCGATGAGATCGCGTGGTTCCTGAAGTTCTCGCCGTCGGGCGCCCGCAAGTATATCCGCGACCTGCGCGAAGCCGGCGTCATCGAACTGGCGCGCTACATCGAAGGCACCGCCACCTACCTCGGCAAGGCCGTCTACCAGATCTGCCCCGACCAGGAACGCGTGAAAGCCTTCCTGGCTGCGATCTGCCAGCCGAAGCGCGAAGGCGTTGCCCCGCGCAAGGAGCGTCCAGGCCTGCGCGAGCAGAGCATGGCCGGCAGCGGTCGCCATTTCCACATCCTGGCCGATGACACCCACTATGCCATCCGCGTGAACCGCAGCCCGGTCACCCGCGATCCGCTCGTCGCCGCCCTGTTCGGCCCGGCCCCAAGCCAGGTGGGCAAAGAGCGCGCCTGA
- a CDS encoding YihY/virulence factor BrkB family protein — MAVNKWFPFSRQVIHVMKCAVTEWLAHRAASKGAALAFYTLFSLAPILVLVIAIAGFFYGAEAAQGQLLNELRGLVGAQGAETIQSVLAGAQNKETGRLATIIATVLLLVGATSVFAELKDSLDEIWDVPPPKNASWWNTVRTRLLSFGLILVLGFLLMVSLVVSAALAVVENYLGGMWKEATVIMGWVSSCISFLVIAILFGTIYKLLPRIKLSWHDVTIGALGTAAMFTLGKFAIGLYIGNSGTASSFGAAGSLIALLLWVYYSAQIFFLGAEFARQYALQLGSLRHAPAHVTGAKNVKRMA; from the coding sequence ATGGCTGTCAACAAATGGTTTCCATTCTCGCGCCAGGTCATCCATGTGATGAAATGTGCGGTCACGGAATGGCTCGCGCACCGCGCCGCCAGCAAGGGCGCCGCCCTGGCCTTCTACACGCTGTTCTCGCTCGCCCCCATCCTGGTGCTGGTGATCGCGATCGCCGGTTTCTTCTATGGTGCGGAAGCAGCCCAGGGCCAGCTCCTCAACGAACTGCGGGGCCTGGTGGGTGCCCAGGGCGCCGAAACAATCCAGTCGGTGCTGGCCGGCGCGCAGAACAAGGAAACCGGGCGCCTGGCAACGATCATCGCCACCGTCCTGCTGCTCGTGGGCGCTACGTCCGTGTTCGCGGAACTGAAGGATAGCCTGGACGAAATCTGGGACGTGCCCCCACCCAAGAACGCCAGCTGGTGGAACACGGTGCGTACCCGACTGCTCTCCTTCGGCCTGATCCTCGTGCTCGGCTTCCTCCTGATGGTGTCGCTGGTGGTGAGCGCCGCCCTGGCCGTCGTCGAGAACTACCTGGGCGGCATGTGGAAGGAAGCCACCGTGATCATGGGCTGGGTCTCGTCATGCATCAGCTTCCTGGTGATCGCGATCCTGTTCGGCACGATCTATAAATTGCTGCCGCGCATCAAGCTGTCCTGGCACGACGTGACCATCGGTGCCCTCGGTACGGCTGCCATGTTCACGCTGGGTAAGTTCGCGATTGGCCTCTACATCGGCAACAGTGGCACCGCCAGCAGCTTCGGCGCCGCCGGCTCGCTGATCGCGCTGCTGCTGTGGGTGTATTACTCCGCGCAGATCTTCTTCCTCGGCGCCGAGTTCGCCCGCCAGTACGCCCTGCAACTGGGCAGCCTGCGCCATGCACCTGCCCATGTCACCGGTGCGAAGAACGTCAAGCGCATGGCCTGA
- a CDS encoding glycine zipper 2TM domain-containing protein: MKTTRTFAAAVVAAGALLSGCASSPSYSNPNSGGYANAGSYGSTASMGYGTIESIQVTQGENRTSGAGAVVGGSVGALAGNQVGSGSGRTAATVAGGVAGAAIGNNVERNRNANGREMYQINVRMDNGEYRTVVRDSAYDLRPGNRVRLVDGRAYRY, from the coding sequence ATGAAAACTACCCGTACCTTTGCAGCAGCCGTGGTCGCCGCAGGCGCCCTGCTCTCGGGCTGCGCCAGCTCGCCGTCGTACAGCAACCCCAACAGCGGCGGCTACGCCAATGCCGGCAGCTATGGCAGCACGGCATCGATGGGCTATGGCACCATCGAATCGATCCAGGTCACGCAGGGCGAGAACCGCACCAGCGGTGCCGGCGCCGTCGTCGGCGGTTCTGTCGGGGCACTGGCAGGCAACCAGGTCGGTAGCGGTAGCGGCCGCACCGCCGCCACCGTGGCCGGCGGCGTCGCCGGTGCCGCAATCGGCAACAACGTCGAGCGCAACCGCAACGCCAATGGCCGGGAGATGTATCAGATCAACGTCCGCATGGACAATGGCGAATACCGCACCGTGGTCCGGGACAGCGCCTATGATCTGCGTCCGGGCAACCGCGTGCGCCTGGTCGACGGCCGCGCCTACCGTTACTGA
- a CDS encoding TraR/DksA family transcriptional regulator translates to MAALDQAQLAALRATLASRLDALAGAAEPQLAGAERDLPVSEIETSPADKATVRLLNDLALEAAGHHAAQLHVLRHALAKFEDGSYGLCEECGQDIGFSRLQARPEARLCITCQTRLEKR, encoded by the coding sequence ATGGCCGCTCTCGACCAAGCCCAGCTGGCAGCCTTGCGCGCCACGCTGGCGTCCCGCCTCGATGCCCTCGCGGGCGCCGCCGAGCCGCAACTGGCCGGCGCCGAACGCGACCTGCCCGTCTCCGAAATCGAAACCTCGCCTGCGGACAAGGCCACCGTGCGCCTGCTGAACGACCTTGCACTGGAAGCGGCCGGACACCATGCAGCCCAGCTGCACGTACTGCGCCATGCGCTGGCAAAGTTCGAAGACGGAAGCTATGGCCTGTGCGAGGAATGTGGCCAGGACATCGGATTTTCGCGCCTGCAGGCACGCCCCGAGGCGCGCCTGTGCATTACCTGCCAGACGCGCCTGGAGAAGCGTTAG
- a CDS encoding bacterioferritin, whose product MEQTTPNLAHGFDVEAIRRAAANLDDGAVTVGYQADREAVIAMLNDALATELLCVLRYKRHYYTVGGPNTTAIKAEFLEHAQQEQDHADRIAERIVQLNGSPNFNPATLTARSHAEYDDSDDVQAMIRADLIAERVAIESYRQMILAIGDKDPTTRQMLVEILAVEEEHADDLRDFLAA is encoded by the coding sequence ATGGAACAGACCACCCCGAACCTGGCACATGGCTTCGACGTCGAGGCGATCCGCCGCGCCGCCGCCAACCTCGATGACGGCGCCGTCACCGTGGGCTACCAGGCCGACCGCGAAGCCGTGATTGCCATGCTGAACGACGCGCTCGCCACCGAACTGCTGTGCGTGCTGCGCTACAAGCGCCATTACTACACCGTGGGCGGCCCGAATACCACCGCCATCAAGGCCGAGTTCCTCGAGCATGCCCAGCAGGAGCAGGACCATGCCGACCGCATCGCCGAGCGCATCGTCCAGCTCAACGGTTCGCCGAACTTCAACCCGGCCACGCTGACGGCCCGTTCGCATGCCGAGTACGACGATTCGGACGATGTCCAGGCCATGATCCGCGCCGACCTGATCGCCGAACGCGTGGCAATCGAGTCGTATCGCCAGATGATCCTCGCCATTGGCGACAAGGACCCGACCACGCGCCAGATGCTGGTCGAGATCCTTGCCGTCGAGGAAGAGCACGCCGACGACCTGCGCGATTTCCTCGCAGCCTGA